Part of the Zea mays cultivar B73 chromosome 4, Zm-B73-REFERENCE-NAM-5.0, whole genome shotgun sequence genome is shown below.
AATCGCTGTGTCTTTTGTGTTGATCACCCTTTACAATTTGATTTATTCCTCTCCCCTCTTTCTCTAGTTCTCTTGCTTGCAATCATTTTGAGTTGGCTTCAGAAGTTATCCACATTGATTTAGCGACTCACAGCAAGAAAAACTTGTCTTCCGCACTCCGATTTCGTTAATTTTTGTTGTAACCCTAACCTCAGAAAAAGTTTgtgttaattttcaggtttcgtctattcactctctttaggcgactttcagttccaCCCAAACCGGACGACTAATCGTGTTTAATCGACGATTAATCGGATGACCGAACGATTAGTCGCCCTGATCGGGTCAGACTCCCTGGTGGCGTCTGGAGAACCGGCTAGCTCGACTAATCACGTCGGACGAATTGAAATCATTGATATTAACTAATAATATTTATTAGGCATTGAGAATGACCTAATAAATTGACCCTGCTCAATGACTTGGAACCACACGCATTTTTGCTCACCCTTTTCCACGGTGCTTGCGAATGTGTGGCCTCCTCCATGCCCCTTCCTCCAGCGGTAGAGAATGAAGAAGGGATACACCAGCCTAAAGACACGGAGCAATCAGGCCCTCCACTAACGCATTGTTCCTTTTGCTTTTCTGGAGACCTGGAGCCTGGAGGGACTAGCATTTTAGCACCGCACTAGCAACTGACTGCACACAGACTCAGAAACCACGGAGGCAAAGTGTGCACAGCATTATCTCCACCTCACCTTTTGCTTTCCGTTATTATATATGGACAATCCGGGCGGACCAATAACCCTATGATTCGACAGTGGAGCACACCCGAGCTATATATACATCTGGATATGCACACACAGTGTTCTGATGCAGTGTTCAAGGGACCGGAAGGATTAGAGGGGGCAGAAGGAGCGAGATGGGTTCCAGGAAAGCACACGGGGTTTtggtacttgttcttctgcttattGTTTTGCCTGCGCTCTCGATCGGTATGCACCGCAGGCAGATTGATTTCCCTGTTCAATCTGTTGTTATCTTTATTTTCTACACATTTCTTGTTTTTTTTCGTCAAATTGTACGAGCAGGTATATATGTAAAGAGAGAAAAAAACTCAGGAACTTGTCAAAATATACTCAACATGTGCTATTGGAAGTATGTAGTAGATTTTTGTCAGGCATGCAAAAGTGACGGATTTGATTCATTAGTATTCTGAAATTTGATTTTGCAGGAGGAAGGGAGTTGGCGGATGAAAAGGATCACAAGGTATGCGTACTAGACTGGACAGTAGCAAAGTTCTGTCACGGAATTTCCTGAGAGCTTGTAATGATCTACGAATCCATATTTTGAAGTCT
Proteins encoded:
- the LOC103652906 gene encoding uncharacterized protein isoform X2; this translates as MIRQWSTPELYIHLDMHTQCSDAVFKGPEGLEGAEGARWVPGKHTGFWYLFFCLLFCLRSRSEEGSWRMKRITRSIPLPLLKRERRRLQGWRQMIMGATIRLRRFPSLASSLYPTDSLCCLASLCHTKFDSAEAQVSKKYGFVDV